GTCCTGGACCTGCCGCCGCTGCCGCGCGCCTGCGTCCTGGTGATCGACGGCCTCGGCTGGGAGCAGCTGAAGTCCCACCCGGACGAGGCGCCGTTCCTGAACGCGATGGAGGGCGGGCCGATCACGTCCGGGTTCCCGGCCACGACGGTGACCAGCCTCGCCTCGCTGGGGACCGGCGCCCCGCCCGGCGCGCACGGGCTGCTCGGCCTCCAGGTGGCCGTCCCCGACACCGGCCGGCTGCTCAACTGCCTGCTCTGGCGGGAGGAGGACGCCGATCCGGAGACGTTCCAGCCCGTCGCCACCGTGTACGAGCGGGCGGCGGCGGACGGCATCGACGCCTCCTACGTCTCGCTCCGCCAGTACCGGGGGTCGGGGCTCAGCCGCGCCACCGTCCGCGGGGCCCGGTACGTCAGCGCCGAGAGCCTCGGCCAGCTCGTCGGGCGCGTCGAGCACGCGCTGCGCCGCGGCGACCGCTCCTACGTCACCGCGTACCACGCCGACCTCGACGCGACGGGACACCGGTTCGGCGTCGGCTCCCACGACTGGCGGCACCAGCTGCGGTTCGTGGACGTCCTCGCCCAGCAGATCGCGGCCGTCCTGCCCCCGGGCACGGCGCTCTACGTCACGGCCGACCACGGCATGGTCGACCCCACCGATCGCGTCGACTTCGACACCGTCCCCGAGCTGCAGGAGGGGGTCGCCCTCCTCGGCGGCGACGCGCGCGCCCGGTACGTCTACAGCGAGCCGGGCGCCCATGACGACGTCCTCGCCGCGTGGACGGAGCTGCTGGGGGACCGGGCGTGGGTCGTGCCGCGCGAGCAGGCGGTGGAGGACGGCTGGTTCGGCCCGATGGGCCCGGGGATGCGGGAGCGCATCGGCGACGTCGTCGCGGTGCCGCACACCGATCTCGCGATCGTGGCGTCGGAACGGGAGCCGTGGCTGAACCGGATGGTCGGCATGCACGGCTCG
The sequence above is drawn from the Actinomadura hallensis genome and encodes:
- a CDS encoding alkaline phosphatase family protein yields the protein MSETNRVTETTAPPVPRYGAGALADLPSSVLAALGVPDAANVLDLPPLPRACVLVIDGLGWEQLKSHPDEAPFLNAMEGGPITSGFPATTVTSLASLGTGAPPGAHGLLGLQVAVPDTGRLLNCLLWREEDADPETFQPVATVYERAAADGIDASYVSLRQYRGSGLSRATVRGARYVSAESLGQLVGRVEHALRRGDRSYVTAYHADLDATGHRFGVGSHDWRHQLRFVDVLAQQIAAVLPPGTALYVTADHGMVDPTDRVDFDTVPELQEGVALLGGDARARYVYSEPGAHDDVLAAWTELLGDRAWVVPREQAVEDGWFGPMGPGMRERIGDVVAVPHTDLAIVASEREPWLNRMVGMHGSLVPAEQLVPLLSTSRP